One part of the Parabacteroides distasonis ATCC 8503 genome encodes these proteins:
- the gyrB gene encoding DNA topoisomerase (ATP-hydrolyzing) subunit B, with translation MSEEIKNTSTEYSADSIQVLEGLEAVRKRPSMYIGDTSEKGLHHLVYEVVDNSIDEALAGYCTYIDVVINEDNSITVTDDGRGIPVDIHEKEGKSALEVVLTVLHAGGKFDKGTYKVSGGLHGVGVSCVNALSTYLKAEVRRNGKVHMQEFSCGKPLHDVQVIDNTDKTGTTISFKPDGSIFTVTEYKYDILATRLRELAFLNAGITLRLTDKRVLKEDGSFKSEVFHSDEGLKEFVRYIDRSKEKLIPDVIHIVTEKQGIPVEVALTYNTSYNESVFSYVNDINTIEGGTHLAGFRRGLTRTLKKYAEDSKLLEKAKVEIQGDDFREGLTAVISIKVAEPQFEGQTKTKLGNSEVTGAVDMAIGEALGYYLEEHPKEAKIIVDKVILAAQARHAARKARELVQRKSPLTGGGLPGKLADCSSKDASICELFLVEGDSAGGTAKQGRDRNFQAILPLRGKILNVEKAMDHKIFESEEIQNIYRAMGVTVGTEDDPKALNMEKLRYHKVIIMTDADVDGSHIATLILTFFFRRMRSLIENGYVYLATPPLYLCKKGKVEEYCWTEQQRQQFILKYGGGNENSIHTQRYKGLGEMNDHQLWDTTMNPENRTLKQITIDNAAEADQIFAMLMGEDVGPRREFIEENATYANIDA, from the coding sequence ATGAGTGAAGAAATTAAGAATACTTCTACAGAGTACTCCGCAGATAGTATTCAAGTACTTGAAGGGTTAGAGGCAGTACGAAAAAGGCCATCCATGTATATTGGCGATACCAGCGAGAAAGGTCTCCATCACTTAGTGTATGAGGTCGTAGATAACTCCATAGACGAAGCGCTAGCCGGATATTGTACATACATCGACGTGGTAATCAATGAGGACAACTCGATCACGGTTACCGACGACGGCCGTGGTATCCCCGTGGATATTCATGAGAAAGAAGGTAAATCAGCTTTGGAGGTAGTATTGACGGTGCTGCACGCCGGCGGTAAGTTCGACAAGGGAACCTATAAAGTATCCGGTGGTTTGCACGGTGTGGGTGTATCTTGCGTAAACGCCCTCTCTACTTATCTGAAAGCGGAAGTTCGCAGGAACGGTAAAGTACATATGCAGGAGTTCTCTTGCGGAAAGCCGTTGCACGACGTACAGGTTATCGATAATACGGATAAAACAGGTACTACGATCTCTTTCAAGCCGGACGGTTCTATCTTTACGGTCACGGAATACAAGTATGATATCTTGGCTACCCGTTTGCGTGAATTAGCGTTCTTGAACGCTGGTATTACGCTACGTCTGACAGATAAGCGAGTTCTGAAAGAAGACGGTTCATTCAAGTCCGAGGTATTCCATTCGGATGAGGGATTGAAAGAGTTTGTCCGCTATATCGACCGTTCTAAAGAGAAACTGATTCCAGACGTAATCCATATCGTTACCGAGAAGCAGGGTATCCCTGTCGAGGTGGCGTTAACTTATAATACTTCTTACAATGAGAGCGTATTCTCTTACGTAAATGATATTAACACGATAGAAGGTGGTACACACTTAGCCGGTTTCCGCCGTGGCCTGACCCGTACGTTGAAAAAGTACGCCGAGGATTCTAAATTATTGGAGAAAGCCAAGGTGGAGATTCAAGGGGATGACTTCCGTGAAGGTTTGACCGCCGTTATCTCTATCAAGGTAGCCGAACCTCAGTTCGAGGGACAGACAAAGACGAAGCTGGGTAATAGCGAGGTTACCGGTGCAGTGGATATGGCGATCGGTGAGGCGTTAGGCTATTATTTGGAAGAACATCCGAAAGAGGCGAAAATAATCGTCGACAAGGTGATCTTGGCCGCTCAAGCCCGTCATGCCGCTCGTAAGGCTCGCGAATTGGTACAACGCAAATCTCCGCTGACAGGAGGTGGGCTTCCCGGTAAATTGGCGGACTGTTCCTCTAAAGACGCGTCGATCTGCGAATTGTTCCTTGTCGAAGGAGACTCCGCAGGTGGTACGGCTAAGCAAGGACGCGACCGTAACTTCCAAGCGATCCTACCATTGCGCGGTAAGATCTTGAACGTGGAGAAAGCGATGGATCATAAGATCTTCGAAAGCGAGGAAATCCAGAACATCTATCGCGCGATGGGCGTAACCGTCGGTACGGAGGATGACCCGAAAGCGTTGAACATGGAGAAGCTGCGTTACCACAAGGTGATTATCATGACCGATGCCGATGTGGACGGTAGCCACATCGCCACATTGATCTTGACCTTCTTCTTCCGCCGTATGCGTTCCTTGATCGAGAACGGATATGTGTATCTGGCGACTCCTCCCCTCTATTTGTGTAAGAAAGGTAAGGTTGAGGAATACTGCTGGACCGAGCAACAACGTCAGCAGTTCATCTTAAAATATGGAGGAGGCAACGAGAACTCGATCCATACACAACGATACAAAGGTTTGGGAGAAATGAACGACCATCAATTGTGGGATACGACCATGAACCCGGAAAACCGTACGTTAAAGCAGATCACGATCGACAACGCAGCCGAGGCTGACCAAATCTTCGCCATGTTGATGGGTGAAGACGTAGGCCCTCGCCGCGAGTTTATCGAGGAAAACGCTACATATGCTAACATAGATGCTTAA
- the rpsT gene encoding 30S ribosomal protein S20 → MANHKSSIKRIRQTNARRLRNRYYAKTARNAMKVLRATEDKNEAQALFPKVCSMLDKLAKKNVIHKNKAGNLKSKLAKHVNALA, encoded by the coding sequence ATGGCAAATCATAAGTCATCAATCAAGAGAATCAGACAGACAAACGCAAGACGTTTGCGTAACAGATATTACGCAAAGACAGCTAGAAACGCTATGAAAGTTTTGCGCGCTACTGAAGACAAGAATGAGGCACAAGCTTTATTCCCTAAGGTATGCTCTATGTTGGATAAGCTTGCAAAAAAGAACGTTATCCACAAGAACAAGGCCGGTAATCTGAAATCTAAGTTGGCTAAGCACGTTAATGCGCTAGCATAA